One genomic region from Skermania piniformis encodes:
- a CDS encoding DUF402 domain-containing protein produces the protein MTEASHIHPPKVEYFDTTAMTNTDPKGFVRAVDRYATYPWGLYLARPSDHQKFHYIESWIIPTLGIRITTFHPNPGYLPNQDHYIDIGEYTEIEPGIWRSIDHYLDVIVWTGRSTELLDADELLAAHSAGLLDTDRATGAMLRAADVIDGVAAHNYDVAAWLAGREMPISWR, from the coding sequence ATGACGGAGGCCTCGCACATCCACCCACCCAAGGTGGAGTACTTCGACACCACCGCGATGACGAACACCGACCCCAAAGGTTTCGTCCGCGCGGTGGACCGGTATGCGACGTATCCGTGGGGGCTGTACCTGGCCCGCCCCTCCGACCACCAGAAATTCCACTACATCGAGTCCTGGATCATCCCGACGCTCGGCATCCGGATCACCACGTTCCACCCCAACCCCGGGTACCTGCCCAACCAGGACCACTACATCGACATCGGCGAGTACACCGAGATCGAACCGGGCATCTGGCGGTCGATCGATCACTACCTCGACGTGATCGTCTGGACCGGGCGCAGCACCGAGCTGCTCGACGCCGACGAACTCCTCGCCGCCCACTCGGCCGGCCTGCTGGACACCGACCGGGCGACCGGGGCAATGTTGCGCGCCGCCGACGTGATCGACGGGGTCGCCGCACACAACTACGACGTCGCGGCCTGGCTGGCCGGTCGGGAGATGCCGATCAGCTGGCGTTGA
- a CDS encoding phospholipase C, with product MNRRDFLARAGVVGGLATLSAWADPIVQRAYAADPNGTGGLGDIDHFVFLMQENRSFDHYFGTMSGVCGFDDPTPAWQQYGWTPGVGPTALPGRSAGSAPEPGYVNPFRLDTTRGPSLNGACVNDPDHSWWGMHQAWNGGRNDGWMPMSIASVGPANAPAAMGYHTRADIPVHWELAEAFTVCDHYHCSVLGPTDPNRLYWISGTIDPAGRAGGPLVETPTFIPKNVYSWRTMPENLSEAGVSWKVYNNRDVGPLSTVVLDGMIGCFTQAADPNSELNRRGIAPSYPDDFRADVLNGTLPHVSWVIPSIVHCEHPALPPALGAVGIVALLDILTANPAVWEKTALIVSYDENGGFFDHVTPPTPPPGTPGEFLTVDLGRVSSSKGIAGPIGLGYRVPALVISPYSRGGLVASQTFDHTSQLRLLETRFGVPVPNLTPWRRSVTGDLTSAFDFAVGGNPARPSITDPGPGVGAAAAQCGPNVALGSVEQGAPYPVPPNAMPRQEPGARRAPSGLV from the coding sequence ATGAATCGTCGGGACTTTCTGGCCCGAGCCGGGGTGGTGGGTGGCCTGGCCACGCTGTCGGCGTGGGCCGACCCGATCGTGCAGCGGGCCTATGCCGCCGATCCGAACGGCACCGGCGGGCTCGGCGACATCGACCACTTCGTTTTTCTCATGCAGGAGAACCGGTCGTTCGACCACTACTTCGGCACCATGTCCGGAGTGTGCGGGTTCGACGACCCGACGCCGGCGTGGCAGCAGTACGGCTGGACGCCCGGGGTGGGCCCGACCGCGCTTCCCGGTCGCTCCGCGGGCTCCGCTCCGGAGCCGGGGTATGTCAACCCGTTCCGGCTGGACACCACCCGCGGTCCGTCGTTGAACGGCGCCTGTGTCAACGACCCCGACCACAGTTGGTGGGGGATGCACCAGGCCTGGAACGGCGGCCGCAACGACGGCTGGATGCCGATGTCGATCGCATCGGTCGGTCCGGCGAACGCGCCGGCAGCGATGGGGTACCACACCCGAGCGGACATCCCGGTGCACTGGGAGCTGGCCGAGGCGTTCACCGTGTGCGACCACTACCACTGTTCGGTGCTCGGCCCCACCGACCCGAACCGGTTGTACTGGATCAGCGGCACGATCGATCCGGCCGGTCGGGCCGGCGGACCGCTGGTCGAGACCCCGACGTTCATTCCGAAGAACGTGTACAGCTGGCGAACCATGCCGGAGAATCTCTCCGAAGCCGGGGTGAGCTGGAAGGTGTACAACAACCGGGACGTCGGTCCGTTGTCGACGGTGGTCCTGGACGGCATGATCGGTTGCTTCACCCAGGCGGCCGATCCGAACTCGGAGCTGAACCGGCGCGGGATCGCCCCCAGCTATCCCGACGACTTCCGCGCCGACGTGCTGAACGGGACCTTGCCGCACGTGTCGTGGGTGATCCCGTCGATCGTGCACTGCGAACACCCGGCGCTGCCGCCGGCGCTCGGTGCGGTGGGCATCGTCGCCCTGTTGGATATCCTGACCGCCAACCCCGCCGTGTGGGAGAAGACGGCGCTGATCGTCAGCTACGACGAGAACGGCGGCTTTTTCGATCACGTGACGCCGCCGACCCCACCGCCGGGCACGCCCGGTGAGTTCCTGACCGTCGATCTGGGCCGGGTGTCGTCGTCGAAGGGGATCGCCGGCCCGATCGGGCTGGGCTACCGGGTGCCGGCGTTGGTGATCTCGCCGTACAGCCGCGGCGGTCTGGTCGCTTCGCAGACCTTCGACCACACCTCGCAGCTGCGTCTCCTGGAGACCCGCTTCGGCGTGCCGGTGCCGAACCTGACGCCGTGGCGGCGCAGCGTCACCGGGGACCTGACCTCGGCGTTCGATTTCGCGGTCGGCGGGAATCCGGCGCGGCCGTCGATCACCGACCCGGGTCCGGGGGTGGGTGCCGCTGCCGCCCAGTGCGGACCGAATGTGGCGCTCGGGAGTGTGGAGCAGGGCGCCCCGTACCCGGTCCCGCCGAACGCGATGCCCCGGCAGGAGCCGGGTGCTCGGCGTGCGCCGAGTGGTCTGGTCTAG
- the rpsA gene encoding 30S ribosomal protein S1 — translation MPSTTITSPQVAVNDIGSAEDFLAAIDKTIKYFNDGDIVEGTIVKVDRDEVLLDIGYKTEGVIPSRELSIKHDVDPNEVVSVGDEVEALVLTKEDKEGRLILSKKRAQYERAWGTIEELKEKDEAVKGTVIEVVKGGLILDIGLRGFLPASLVEMRRVRDLQPYVGKEIEAKIIELDKNRNNVVLSRRAWLEQTQSEVRSEFLHQLQKGQVRKGVVSSIVNFGAFVDLGGVDGLVHVSELSWKHIDHPSEVVEVGNEVTVEVLDVDLDRERVSLSLKATQEDPWRQFARTHAIGQIVPGKVTKLVPFGAFVRVEEGIEGLVHISELAERHVEVPDQVVAVGDDAMVKVIDIDLERRRISLSLKQANEDYHAEFDPSKYGMADSYDDQGNYIFPEGFDPETNEWLEGYDKQREEWESRYAEAERRHKMHTTQMDKMAADAAAEAAAAGNGNGSSNYSSESGSATAGAGTSSASGGSLASDAQLAALREKLSGNA, via the coding sequence ATGCCCTCTACCACCATCACCTCGCCGCAGGTAGCCGTCAACGACATCGGCTCCGCCGAGGACTTCCTCGCCGCCATCGACAAGACGATCAAGTACTTCAACGACGGCGACATCGTCGAAGGAACCATCGTCAAGGTCGACCGCGACGAGGTCTTGCTCGACATCGGTTACAAGACCGAAGGCGTTATCCCGTCGCGCGAGCTGTCGATCAAACACGACGTCGATCCGAACGAGGTCGTGTCCGTGGGCGACGAGGTGGAGGCGCTGGTCCTCACCAAGGAGGACAAAGAAGGCCGGTTGATCCTGTCCAAGAAACGGGCGCAGTACGAGCGCGCGTGGGGCACGATCGAGGAGCTCAAAGAGAAGGACGAGGCGGTCAAGGGCACCGTCATCGAGGTGGTCAAGGGTGGCCTGATCCTCGATATCGGCCTGCGCGGCTTCCTGCCGGCGTCGCTGGTGGAGATGCGCCGGGTGCGCGATCTGCAGCCGTATGTCGGCAAGGAGATCGAAGCCAAGATCATCGAGCTGGACAAGAACCGCAACAACGTGGTGCTGTCCCGCCGGGCCTGGCTGGAGCAGACCCAGTCCGAGGTGCGCAGCGAGTTCCTGCATCAACTGCAGAAGGGCCAGGTCCGCAAGGGTGTGGTCTCCTCGATCGTCAACTTCGGCGCGTTCGTCGACCTCGGTGGCGTGGACGGCCTGGTGCACGTGTCCGAGCTGTCCTGGAAGCACATCGATCACCCGTCCGAGGTGGTCGAGGTGGGCAACGAGGTCACCGTCGAGGTGCTCGACGTCGACCTGGACCGGGAGCGGGTCTCGCTGTCGCTGAAGGCGACCCAGGAAGATCCGTGGCGGCAGTTCGCTCGCACCCATGCCATCGGCCAGATCGTGCCGGGCAAGGTCACCAAGCTGGTGCCGTTCGGTGCGTTCGTTCGGGTCGAGGAGGGCATCGAGGGTCTGGTGCACATCTCCGAGCTGGCCGAGCGGCATGTCGAGGTGCCCGACCAGGTGGTTGCGGTCGGCGACGACGCAATGGTCAAGGTGATCGACATCGATCTGGAACGGCGCCGGATCTCGCTGAGCCTCAAGCAGGCCAACGAGGATTATCACGCCGAGTTCGACCCGTCGAAGTACGGCATGGCCGACAGCTACGACGACCAGGGCAACTACATCTTCCCGGAGGGCTTCGACCCGGAGACCAACGAATGGCTCGAGGGGTACGACAAGCAGCGGGAGGAGTGGGAGTCGCGGTACGCCGAGGCGGAGCGGCGGCACAAGATGCACACCACCCAGATGGACAAGATGGCTGCCGACGCCGCGGCCGAAGCTGCTGCAGCGGGCAACGGCAACGGTTCGTCGAACTACTCGTCGGAGAGCGGTAGCGCAACTGCCGGCGCCGGCACGTCGTCGGCCTCGGGCGGTTCGCTGGCCAGTGATGCCCAGCTCGCCGCTTTGCGGGAGAAGCTTTCCGGCAACGCCTGA
- a CDS encoding class I SAM-dependent methyltransferase, which produces MSDDRQGQATAPDPDLRHADPDVRHADPDVRHAAANLQLGTAAVARSPVDSPASERASRRWWDADATDYHHTHGEFLGVDTADGEFIWCPEGLHEGDVHLLGDVTGRRVLEVGCGSAPCARWLRNAGAWVVGLDLSAAMLRHGVAAMGTDRLALVQAGAEALPFADRTFDLACSAFGAVPFVADSARVMTEVARILRPGGRWVFAVNHPVRWIFPDDPGPAGLTAAIPYFDRTPYVETDAAGTPTYVEHHRTLGDRVREIVGAGLVLDDIVEPDWPEWLDREWGQWSPLRGAIFPGTAIFVTHKP; this is translated from the coding sequence ATGTCCGACGATCGGCAGGGACAAGCGACGGCACCGGATCCCGACCTGCGGCACGCTGATCCCGATGTGCGGCACGCTGATCCCGATGTGCGGCACGCCGCGGCAAACCTGCAGCTCGGCACCGCCGCCGTTGCGCGCAGCCCGGTCGATTCGCCGGCCAGTGAGCGCGCCAGTCGCCGCTGGTGGGACGCGGATGCGACGGACTACCACCACACCCACGGCGAGTTCCTCGGCGTCGACACCGCCGACGGCGAGTTCATCTGGTGTCCGGAAGGACTGCACGAAGGTGACGTGCACCTGCTCGGCGACGTAACCGGGCGCCGGGTGCTCGAGGTCGGGTGCGGTTCGGCGCCCTGCGCCCGCTGGCTGCGCAACGCCGGCGCCTGGGTGGTCGGCCTCGACCTGTCGGCCGCCATGCTGCGCCACGGCGTCGCGGCGATGGGCACCGACCGGCTCGCGCTGGTCCAGGCCGGCGCCGAGGCGCTACCGTTCGCCGACCGCACATTCGACCTGGCGTGCTCCGCGTTCGGCGCGGTGCCGTTCGTCGCCGACTCGGCTCGGGTGATGACCGAGGTCGCCCGAATCCTCCGGCCGGGCGGTCGCTGGGTGTTCGCGGTAAATCATCCGGTGCGGTGGATCTTCCCGGACGACCCCGGCCCGGCCGGACTCACCGCCGCCATCCCCTACTTCGACCGCACCCCGTACGTGGAAACCGACGCGGCCGGCACCCCCACCTATGTCGAACACCACCGCACGCTCGGCGACCGGGTCCGCGAGATCGTCGGTGCCGGTCTGGTCCTGGACGACATCGTCGAGCCGGACTGGCCGGAATGGCTGGACCGGGAATGGGGTCAGTGGAGCCCGCTGCGCGGCGCGATCTTTCCCGGCACGGCCATCTTCGTCACCCACAAGCCGTGA
- a CDS encoding chorismate-binding protein: MTCLLIDNYDSYTFNLFQLIASTTGRQPLVVANDAADLTSPQFLAGFDAVVISPGPGRPQRADDLGHLPSVLGRHPELPVLGVCLGHQAIAYLAGGRVAAAPRPRHGHRTVVRHTGTDLFAGLPQDFRAVRYHSWCVAEPLPSDIEATAFAEDAVIMGLRHRRLPRWGVQFHPESIASEHGAAIVANFFRLAAAHRPPRAVDPVPSIRRPVLPATRWQLADLVVPGAVDTEATFGALFAAAEHAFWLDSSRVEPGGARFSFLGDAAGPLSEVLTYRIADGVVQVRDGAGGHTEPGGIFEVLERRLADRRIADPGLPFDFAGGYVGYFGYELKADLGASVRHVARTPDAAWIFADRLIAVDHEQDLTYLVALHRGDRPTAAAARAWLERTASRLPELRPQPSSVPVTERTVEPIDPTRYLARHPLDYLDDIRAAQRRLVAGESYEICLTNQLHLPFVGNDLAFYRRLRRTNPAPYAALFRVGDVTVFSASPERFLTIGPDRIVESKPIKGTASRSTDPVLDRLLADRLVADAKTRAENLMIVDLLRNDLGRVCEIGSVTVPRFMAVESYATVHQLVSTVRGRLRAGVSAIECVRACFPGGSMTGAPKLRTMAIIDELETEARGIYSGALGFFGTTGAADLSIVIRSAVRCGGELTVGSGGAIVLDSVPDDELAEMLLKTDATLRAVTACG; encoded by the coding sequence GTGACCTGCCTGCTCATCGACAACTACGACTCGTACACGTTCAACCTCTTCCAGCTGATCGCCAGTACGACCGGTCGGCAACCGCTGGTCGTCGCCAACGATGCCGCCGACCTGACGTCGCCGCAGTTCCTCGCCGGTTTCGACGCCGTCGTGATCTCCCCCGGGCCCGGGCGCCCGCAGCGCGCCGACGATCTCGGTCACCTGCCGTCGGTCCTGGGTCGTCACCCCGAGCTACCGGTGCTCGGGGTGTGCCTCGGGCACCAGGCGATCGCGTATCTGGCCGGCGGGCGGGTTGCCGCCGCCCCGCGTCCCCGGCACGGTCACCGGACGGTGGTACGACACACCGGCACCGACCTGTTCGCCGGGCTGCCGCAGGACTTTCGGGCTGTTCGATACCACTCGTGGTGCGTTGCCGAGCCCTTGCCGAGCGACATCGAGGCCACCGCGTTCGCGGAGGACGCCGTGATCATGGGGCTGCGGCATCGGCGCCTGCCCCGCTGGGGGGTCCAGTTCCACCCGGAGTCGATCGCGTCCGAGCACGGCGCCGCGATCGTGGCGAACTTCTTCCGGCTGGCCGCCGCGCACCGCCCGCCCCGCGCCGTCGACCCGGTGCCGTCGATCCGCCGGCCGGTGCTGCCGGCGACTCGGTGGCAGCTCGCCGACCTGGTCGTCCCGGGCGCCGTCGACACCGAGGCCACGTTCGGTGCGTTGTTCGCCGCCGCCGAGCACGCGTTCTGGCTCGACAGCAGCCGGGTCGAGCCGGGCGGTGCTCGATTCTCCTTTCTCGGCGACGCCGCGGGCCCGTTGAGCGAGGTGCTCACCTACCGGATCGCCGACGGCGTCGTGCAGGTGCGGGACGGGGCCGGCGGACACACCGAGCCGGGCGGCATCTTCGAGGTGCTCGAACGTCGGCTCGCGGACCGCCGTATCGCCGATCCGGGGCTGCCGTTCGACTTTGCCGGCGGCTACGTCGGTTATTTCGGCTACGAGCTGAAAGCCGACCTCGGGGCGAGCGTTCGGCATGTCGCCCGGACCCCCGACGCGGCCTGGATCTTCGCCGACCGGCTGATCGCCGTCGATCACGAGCAGGACCTGACCTACCTCGTCGCGCTGCACCGGGGTGACCGGCCGACCGCCGCGGCGGCCCGGGCCTGGCTCGAGCGCACCGCGAGCCGATTGCCGGAGCTGCGACCCCAGCCGTCGAGTGTGCCGGTGACCGAGCGTACGGTCGAGCCGATCGATCCGACTCGCTATCTCGCGCGCCACCCGCTCGACTACCTCGACGACATCCGGGCGGCGCAACGCCGGCTGGTCGCGGGGGAGAGCTACGAGATCTGCCTGACCAATCAGCTACACCTTCCGTTCGTCGGTAACGACCTCGCGTTCTATCGGCGGTTGCGCCGAACCAACCCGGCGCCGTACGCAGCGCTGTTCCGCGTCGGTGACGTCACCGTGTTCAGTGCCTCACCGGAACGGTTTCTGACGATCGGACCGGACCGGATCGTCGAGAGCAAACCGATCAAGGGAACGGCATCGCGCAGTACCGACCCGGTGCTGGACCGGCTGCTGGCGGACCGACTCGTCGCCGATGCCAAGACCCGCGCGGAAAATCTGATGATCGTGGATCTGCTGCGCAACGATCTCGGCCGGGTGTGCGAGATCGGCAGCGTCACCGTCCCCCGGTTCATGGCGGTCGAGTCGTACGCGACCGTGCACCAGCTGGTGTCCACCGTGCGCGGCCGGCTCCGCGCCGGGGTGTCGGCGATCGAGTGCGTTCGTGCCTGCTTCCCCGGCGGCTCGATGACCGGCGCGCCGAAGTTGCGGACGATGGCGATCATCGACGAGCTGGAGACCGAGGCCCGCGGGATCTACTCCGGCGCGCTCGGCTTCTTCGGCACCACCGGGGCGGCCGATCTGAGCATCGTCATCCGGTCCGCCGTCCGGTGTGGCGGGGAACTGACCGTCGGCTCGGGCGGCGCGATCGTGCTGGATTCGGTGCCGGACGACGAACTCGCGGAGATGTTGCTGAAGACCGACGCAACGCTGCGTGCGGTCACGGCTTGTGGGTGA
- a CDS encoding SPFH domain-containing protein, which yields MERRAFRLDGFLLAAGVLVLLGAAVVSALAAAPDPGAPVRVAGVAGAVLSGLLALLLTTGFTVISPNESRVIQFFGRYIGTVEHTGFSWTVPLTTKRRISLRVRNFETAKLKVNDADGNPVEIAAVVVYKVVEPAKAAFAVDDYEEYVAIQSEAAVRHLATTHPYDSHAPDTTSLRDGTEVAAELTDELRERTALAGVQVQEARITHLAYAPEIAQAMLVRQQAAQVVAARQQIVEGAVGMVGLALSRLAEQGVVELDEERRAAMVSNLLVVLCGDRAIQPVVNTGSLYG from the coding sequence ATGGAGCGGCGGGCGTTTCGACTCGACGGGTTCTTGCTGGCGGCGGGCGTATTGGTCCTGCTCGGCGCGGCGGTGGTATCGGCCCTGGCAGCGGCACCCGATCCGGGCGCACCGGTCCGGGTCGCCGGTGTTGCCGGGGCGGTGTTGTCCGGGCTGCTGGCCCTGCTGCTGACCACCGGGTTCACGGTGATCAGCCCCAACGAGTCCCGCGTGATCCAGTTCTTCGGCCGGTACATCGGCACGGTGGAGCACACCGGGTTCAGCTGGACCGTTCCGCTGACCACCAAACGCCGGATCAGCCTGCGGGTGCGCAACTTCGAGACCGCGAAGCTGAAGGTGAACGATGCCGACGGCAACCCGGTGGAGATCGCCGCCGTCGTCGTCTACAAGGTCGTGGAGCCGGCCAAGGCAGCCTTCGCGGTGGACGACTACGAGGAGTATGTGGCCATCCAGTCCGAAGCCGCCGTTCGTCATCTCGCCACCACCCATCCGTACGATTCGCACGCGCCGGACACCACCAGTCTGCGCGACGGCACCGAGGTTGCCGCCGAGCTGACCGATGAGCTGCGCGAGCGGACGGCGCTGGCCGGGGTGCAGGTGCAGGAGGCGCGGATCACCCACTTGGCCTACGCGCCCGAGATCGCCCAGGCGATGTTGGTCCGCCAGCAGGCTGCGCAGGTGGTCGCTGCCCGGCAGCAGATCGTCGAGGGCGCGGTCGGGATGGTCGGGCTGGCGCTGAGCCGGCTCGCCGAGCAGGGCGTGGTCGAGCTGGACGAGGAGCGCCGCGCGGCGATGGTGTCGAACCTGCTGGTCGTGTTGTGTGGCGACCGGGCGATCCAGCCGGTGGTGAACACCGGCTCGCTCTATGGCTGA
- a CDS encoding amino acid ABC transporter ATP-binding protein yields the protein MLRAVQVCKNFGALQVLRGISVEVPRGTVTCLIGPSGSGKSTFLRCINHLERVDAGRLFVDGELIGYRERGGKLYELSPREAAGQRRDIGMVFQQFNLFPHRTVLANVIEAPIRVKGIGKAAATERGWDLLEQVGLADKAAVYPAQLSGGQQQRVAIARALAMQPKLMLFDEPTSALDPELVGDVLAVMRRLAAGGMTMVVVTHEIGFAREVADQLVFMDRGVVVESGDPRTMLAKPREERTAAFLSRLL from the coding sequence ATGCTCCGGGCAGTGCAGGTGTGCAAGAACTTCGGCGCACTGCAGGTACTCCGGGGGATCTCGGTGGAGGTGCCGCGGGGCACGGTGACCTGTTTGATCGGTCCGTCGGGTTCGGGCAAGTCGACTTTTCTGCGCTGTATCAATCATCTGGAGCGGGTCGACGCCGGCCGGCTGTTCGTCGACGGTGAGCTGATCGGTTACCGGGAGCGGGGCGGGAAGCTGTACGAGTTGTCGCCGCGCGAGGCGGCGGGTCAGCGGCGCGACATCGGCATGGTGTTCCAGCAGTTCAACTTGTTTCCGCACCGCACGGTGTTGGCGAACGTCATCGAGGCGCCGATTCGGGTGAAGGGTATCGGCAAAGCCGCGGCTACCGAGCGTGGCTGGGATCTGTTGGAGCAGGTCGGCCTGGCGGACAAGGCCGCGGTGTACCCGGCGCAGCTGTCCGGTGGGCAGCAACAACGGGTGGCGATCGCGCGGGCGTTGGCGATGCAACCGAAGCTGATGCTGTTCGACGAGCCGACCTCGGCGCTGGACCCGGAGCTGGTCGGCGACGTGCTGGCGGTGATGCGCCGACTCGCCGCCGGTGGGATGACCATGGTGGTGGTCACCCACGAGATCGGCTTTGCCCGGGAGGTCGCCGATCAACTGGTGTTCATGGACCGCGGGGTGGTGGTCGAGTCCGGTGATCCGCGCACGATGCTGGCGAAGCCGCGGGAGGAGCGGACGGCGGCGTTTCTTTCCCGATTGCTCTGA
- a CDS encoding amino acid ABC transporter permease, with protein MSGSPGPAADLPEPIKVVPLRHPGRWIAAVGILGLAALFVYGAATNDAYGWGTYWRYLRDERIVRGAWVTVELTVLAMLIAIVLGVALAVMRMSPNPVLRSAAWVYLWVFRGTPVYVQLVFWGLFPSLYRTIDLGIPFGPQFFHFDIQNLSAAFAFAMIGLGLNEAAYMAEIVRAGIGSVADGQVEASTALGMSWAMTMRRTVLPQAMRVIIPPTGNEVISMLKTTSLVTAVPLSTELYGRARDISGVNFQPIPLLLVAATWYLAVTSILMVGQYYLERYYAKGVSRRSSAPEPAGAGQ; from the coding sequence ATGAGCGGGTCGCCAGGACCGGCGGCAGATCTTCCCGAGCCGATAAAGGTTGTCCCGCTGCGTCATCCGGGGCGGTGGATCGCCGCCGTCGGGATTCTCGGGCTGGCGGCGCTGTTCGTCTACGGCGCCGCGACCAACGATGCCTACGGGTGGGGGACCTACTGGCGTTATCTGCGCGACGAACGGATCGTGCGAGGCGCCTGGGTGACGGTCGAACTGACCGTCCTGGCGATGCTGATCGCGATCGTGCTGGGCGTGGCACTCGCGGTCATGCGGATGTCGCCCAACCCGGTGCTGCGCTCGGCCGCATGGGTTTACCTCTGGGTGTTCCGCGGCACCCCGGTGTACGTCCAGCTCGTGTTCTGGGGACTGTTCCCGTCGTTGTATCGGACCATCGATCTGGGCATCCCGTTCGGGCCGCAGTTCTTCCATTTCGATATCCAGAACCTTTCCGCGGCGTTCGCCTTCGCGATGATCGGGCTGGGTCTGAACGAGGCCGCATACATGGCCGAGATCGTTCGGGCCGGGATCGGCTCGGTAGCCGATGGGCAGGTGGAGGCGTCGACGGCGCTGGGAATGTCCTGGGCGATGACCATGCGTCGCACGGTGCTGCCGCAGGCGATGCGGGTGATCATTCCGCCGACCGGTAACGAGGTGATCAGCATGCTGAAGACCACGTCGTTGGTCACTGCGGTGCCGCTGAGCACCGAGCTGTACGGCCGGGCCCGCGATATCTCCGGGGTGAATTTCCAGCCGATTCCGCTGTTGCTGGTCGCGGCAACCTGGTACCTCGCGGTGACCAGCATCCTGATGGTCGGGCAGTACTACCTGGAGCGGTATTATGCGAAAGGCGTATCGCGGCGATCATCCGCGCCCGAGCCGGCCGGGGCCGGACAGTGA
- a CDS encoding ABC transporter substrate-binding protein, whose product MCLLAGGALLLTGCTSNNEDQQGSSGASTEAVQVTKADEIAATVPEKIKNAGKLVVGVNLPYQPNEYRDADGKIVGFDVDLLDAVAGVLGLSTDYQASDFDKIIPAIQAGTYDVGMSSFTDTKEREQVVDFTTYFNAGVQWAQQVDRPIDPNDACGKKVAVQSTTVQDTEEVPAKSAKCTAAGKPPIEIVKFDRQDDATNALVLGKVDAMSADSPVTAYAIKQSEGRIEASGPVFDSAPYGWPVAKGSPLATSLLQALEHLIADGTYATIADNWGVGAGKIEKPVINGAVG is encoded by the coding sequence ATGTGTCTGCTCGCCGGTGGCGCGTTGTTGCTCACCGGTTGCACCAGCAACAACGAGGACCAGCAGGGTTCGTCCGGCGCCTCGACCGAAGCAGTACAGGTCACGAAGGCGGACGAGATTGCCGCCACCGTGCCGGAGAAGATCAAGAACGCCGGCAAACTGGTGGTCGGGGTCAACCTGCCGTATCAGCCGAACGAGTATCGCGACGCCGACGGCAAGATCGTCGGGTTCGACGTGGACCTGTTGGACGCAGTCGCCGGTGTCCTCGGGCTGAGCACCGACTACCAGGCCTCCGACTTCGACAAGATCATTCCGGCGATCCAGGCCGGGACCTACGACGTCGGCATGTCGTCGTTCACCGACACCAAGGAACGCGAGCAGGTGGTCGATTTCACCACCTACTTCAACGCGGGCGTGCAGTGGGCGCAGCAGGTCGATCGGCCGATCGACCCGAACGATGCCTGCGGCAAAAAGGTTGCGGTCCAATCGACGACCGTCCAGGACACCGAAGAGGTGCCCGCGAAGAGCGCGAAATGTACCGCGGCGGGCAAGCCGCCGATCGAGATCGTCAAGTTCGATCGCCAGGACGACGCAACCAACGCCCTGGTGCTGGGCAAGGTGGACGCGATGTCGGCGGATTCGCCGGTCACCGCCTACGCGATCAAGCAGAGCGAGGGCCGGATCGAGGCGTCCGGGCCGGTGTTCGACTCGGCGCCCTACGGTTGGCCGGTCGCGAAGGGCTCGCCGTTGGCTACGTCGCTGCTCCAGGCGCTCGAACATCTGATCGCCGACGGCACCTACGCGACCATCGCCGACAACTGGGGTGTGGGTGCCGGAAAGATCGAAAAACCGGTGATCAACGGCGCGGTCGGCTGA
- the trxA gene encoding thioredoxin, with product MATQTLTQQNFDEVVTTNDVVLVDFWASWCGPCRSFAPTFEASAEANPDVVHGKVDTEAQQELAQAANIRSIPTIMAFREGVLVFAQPGALAPEALAELIGQVKALDMEHVRKQLAEQQAQAAPDEA from the coding sequence ATGGCTACCCAGACCCTCACCCAGCAGAACTTCGACGAGGTCGTCACCACCAACGATGTGGTACTGGTCGACTTCTGGGCGTCCTGGTGCGGGCCGTGCCGCAGTTTTGCGCCCACCTTCGAAGCGTCGGCCGAAGCCAATCCGGACGTCGTCCACGGCAAGGTCGACACCGAGGCGCAGCAGGAGCTCGCACAGGCAGCGAACATCCGCTCGATCCCGACGATCATGGCGTTCCGCGAAGGGGTGCTGGTTTTCGCGCAGCCCGGCGCGCTGGCGCCCGAGGCGTTGGCCGAACTGATCGGCCAGGTCAAGGCACTCGACATGGAACACGTGCGCAAGCAACTCGCCGAGCAGCAAGCTCAGGCTGCGCCGGACGAAGCCTGA